In a single window of the Bacillus mycoides genome:
- a CDS encoding ornithine cyclodeaminase family protein produces the protein MLVISANEQRNLVNMKEVIEYAALALKEFSAERTITPIRGSLPFANEQNTALIMPSVAEGLEALGLKVVTVAPHNKKIGKKTINGIVMLSDFQTGEPLALLEGSYLTMIRTGALSGVATKHLARHNAKTLCIIGTGEQAEGIAEAVLAVRDIEKVILYNRTEEKAYAFAQYIQEKFNKPAYVYRDPNEAISEADIIVTTTNASTPVFSEKLQKGVHINAVGSFRPSMQELPSHAIANANKVVVESKEAALEETGDLQVPIKEGLFEASDIHAELGQIISGEKAGRENDEEITIFKSVGLAVVDIIVAKYLYEKAVECGMGTTIQL, from the coding sequence ATGCTAGTCATAAGCGCGAACGAACAACGAAACTTAGTAAATATGAAGGAAGTCATTGAATACGCGGCGCTTGCTTTAAAAGAATTTTCAGCAGAAAGAACGATCACACCAATTCGTGGCTCATTACCATTTGCGAACGAGCAAAATACCGCATTAATTATGCCTTCAGTAGCGGAAGGACTCGAAGCGCTCGGTTTAAAAGTAGTAACGGTAGCTCCGCATAATAAAAAGATAGGAAAGAAAACGATAAACGGGATCGTTATGCTATCAGACTTTCAAACGGGAGAACCGCTTGCGCTTTTAGAAGGATCGTACTTAACGATGATTCGAACAGGAGCCTTATCAGGAGTAGCGACAAAACATTTAGCTCGTCATAACGCAAAAACTTTATGCATCATCGGTACCGGTGAACAAGCGGAAGGAATTGCAGAAGCTGTACTCGCCGTTAGGGATATTGAAAAAGTAATTTTGTACAACCGAACGGAAGAAAAAGCCTATGCATTCGCGCAATATATACAAGAGAAATTCAATAAACCGGCTTACGTCTACAGGGATCCAAATGAAGCAATAAGCGAAGCGGACATCATCGTCACAACAACGAATGCATCCACACCAGTCTTCTCAGAAAAACTACAAAAAGGCGTCCACATAAACGCCGTCGGTTCATTTAGACCGAGCATGCAAGAACTACCATCCCACGCCATCGCGAACGCAAACAAAGTAGTAGTCGAATCAAAAGAGGCAGCACTAGAAGAAACGGGTGACCTTCAAGTTCCTATAAAAGAAGGATTATTTGAAGCGAGCGACATCCACGCCGAACTTGGTCAGATTATAAGCGGAGAAAAAGCTGGTAGAGAGAACGATGAAGAGATTACTATTTTTAAATCGGTTGGTTTGGCGGTAGTGGATATTATCGTTGCGAAGTATTTGTATGAGAAAGCGGTGGAGTGTGGAATGGGTACTACGATTCAGTTGTGA